The Streptomyces avermitilis MA-4680 = NBRC 14893 genome contains a region encoding:
- a CDS encoding SDR family oxidoreductase → MVEAVQDAGVVVTGAGGGIGAALARRFAAEGARVVVNDLDAVRAKAVADEIGGIAVPGDASAIVAEARDALGGTVDVYCANAGLASGGTEAADEKVWALAWDVNVMAHVRAAQELLPGWLERGSGRFVSTVSAAGLLTMIGAAPYSVTKHGAYAFAEWLSLTYRHRGVQVHAICPQGVRTDMLTASGSAGDLVLAPTAIEPDDVADALFKGIEEDRFLILPHPEVAEYYQARATTPDRWLANMNHIQQKWEAAR, encoded by the coding sequence ATGGTGGAAGCCGTGCAGGATGCCGGAGTGGTCGTCACCGGAGCGGGAGGCGGCATCGGTGCCGCACTGGCCCGCCGCTTCGCCGCCGAGGGGGCCAGGGTCGTCGTCAACGACCTGGACGCCGTTCGGGCGAAGGCCGTGGCCGACGAGATCGGCGGCATCGCGGTCCCGGGCGACGCCTCCGCGATCGTGGCCGAGGCACGGGACGCCCTCGGCGGCACGGTCGACGTGTACTGCGCCAACGCGGGCCTCGCCTCCGGCGGCACCGAAGCCGCCGACGAGAAGGTCTGGGCGCTCGCCTGGGACGTGAACGTGATGGCGCACGTCCGGGCGGCCCAGGAACTGCTCCCCGGCTGGCTGGAGCGCGGCAGCGGCCGTTTCGTCTCCACCGTCTCGGCCGCCGGCCTGCTCACCATGATCGGCGCGGCGCCCTACAGCGTCACCAAGCACGGCGCGTACGCCTTCGCCGAGTGGCTCTCGCTGACGTACCGGCACCGGGGCGTGCAGGTCCACGCGATCTGTCCGCAGGGCGTGCGGACCGACATGCTGACCGCGTCCGGCAGCGCGGGCGACCTGGTGCTCGCGCCGACCGCGATCGAGCCCGACGACGTCGCCGACGCCCTGTTCAAGGGGATCGAGGAGGACCGCTTCCTGATCCTGCCGCACCCCGAGGTCGCCGAGTACTACCAGGCGCGGGCCACCACGCCCGACCGCTGGCTGGCGAACATGAACCACATCCAGCAGAAGTGGGAGGCGGCCCGATGA